One Hordeum vulgare subsp. vulgare chromosome 4H, MorexV3_pseudomolecules_assembly, whole genome shotgun sequence DNA window includes the following coding sequences:
- the LOC123447423 gene encoding phospholipase D gamma 1-like isoform X3 encodes MGGLLKSCTSDPGAESTSDPYVTVLVASATVARTYVIQDDENPRWRQHFLVPVAHEAAAVSFVIKDSDVIGAELIGAVAVPAESLLAGDRVGGVYPVLEPSGKPCARGATLRMSVQYVPVARLTMYSHGVTPGPDFPGVPNTYFPLRRGGRVTLYQDAHVPGDGQCLPEIRLGNGELYRHGQCWHDVYDAMSQATKLIYITGWSVFHTIHLVRDGDNARPLGDLLKKKSQEGVRVLLLVWDDPTSRSVLGIQMEGYMGTRDEETRRFFKHSSVQILLCPRSAGKRHSWVKQQETGTIFTHHQKTVIVDADAGDGKRKIVAFVGGLDLCGGRYDTPGHHLFHTLNTVHKEDYYNPNFAVTDERGPREPWHDLHSKIDGPAAFDVLKNFEERWLKSSKRSGAKKLSKSCNDTLLWIERIPEIAAIDDDVYSNDNDTERWDIQVFRSIDSNSVKAFPKDPREATIKNLVCGKNVLIDTSIHTAYVTAIRAAQHFIYIENQYFLGSSFQWDSHRDLGANNLIPIEIALKIANKIYANERFSAYIVIPMWPEGSPTEENNADDVRDNLQGAERHGTEWFI; translated from the exons ATGGGCGGCCTCCTCAAGAGCTGCACCTCCGACCCCGGCGCCGAGTCCACCAGCGACCCCTACGTCACCGTGCTGGTCGCCTCCGCCACCGTGGCGCGCACCTACGTGATCCAGGACGACGAGAACCCGCGGTGGAGGCAGCACTTCCTGGTGCCCGTCGCGCACGAGGCCGCCGCCGTCAGCTTCGTCATCAAGGACAGCGACGTGATCGGGGCCGAGCTCATCggcgccgtcgccgtccccgccgAGTCCCTCCTGGCCGGCGACCGCGTCGGCGGCGTGTACCCGGTGCTGGAGCCGTCCGGGAAGCCGTGCGCGCGGGGCGCCACGCTGCGGATGTCGGTGCAGTACGTGCCCGTGGCCAGGCTCACCATGTACAGCCACGGCGTGACGCCGGGCCCGGACTTCCCCGGCGTGCCCAACACCTACTTCCCGCTCCGGCGCGGCGGGCGGGTCACCCTGTACCAGGACGCGCACGTGCCCGGCGACGGGCAGTGCCTGCCGGAGATCCGGCTCGGGAACGGCGAGCTGTACCGGCACGGGCAGTGCTGGCACGACGTCTACGACGCCATGTCGCAGGCGACGAAGCTCATCTACATCACCGGCTGGTCGGTGTTCCACACGATCCACCTGGTGCGCGACGGCGACAACGCGCGGCCGCTGGGCGATCTGCTCAAGAAGAAGTCGCAGGAGGGCGTCCGGGTGCTGCTGCTCGTCTGGGACGACCCCACGTCCAGGAGCGTCCTTGGCATCCAGATG GAAGGTTACATGGGCACACGGGATGAGGAGACGCGTAGGTTTTTCAAGCATTCTTCGGTTCAGATACTGCTCTGCCCACGATCTGCCGGGAAAAGGCACAGCTGGGTGAAGCAACAG GAGACAGGAACTATTTTTACCCACCATCAGAAAACGGTGATCGTGGACGCTGATGCCGGCGACGGTAAGCGGAAGATAGTCGCCTTCGTCGGAGGCCTTGACCTATGTGGTGGGAGATATGACACTCCAGGGCACCATCTGTTTCACACTCTTAACACGGTGCACAAGGAGGATTACTACAACCCAAACTTCGCG GTAACTGATGAGCGTGGCCCGAGAGAgccgtggcatgatttgcattccAAGATCGATGGCCCGGCAGCTTtcgatgtcctcaagaactttgaGGAGCGTTGGTTAAAGTCATCCAAGCGCAGCGGGGCTAAGAAATTGTCGAAATCATGTAATGACACATTGCTCTGGATCGAAAGGATACCTGAGATTGCAGCTATTGACGATGATGTCTACTCCAATGACAATGACACGGAGAGGTGGGATATTCAG GTTTTCCGATCGATCGACTCCAACTCCGTCAAGGCTTTTCCAAAGGATCCCCGAGAAGCAACCATTAAG AATCTTGTTTGTGGGAAAAATGTACTGATCGACACGAGCATACACACAGCCTACGTTACTGCCATCCGAGCAGCCCAACACTTCATCTATATTGAAAACCAGTATTTCCTTGGCTCTTCATTTCAATGGGATTCACATAGAGATCTTG GTGCGAACAATTTAATACCGATTGAGATAGCCCTGAAAATTGCTAACAAGATCTACGCAAACGAGAGGTTTTCGGCATACATCGTAATTCCGATGTGGCCTGAAGGCAGCCCAACCG AAGAAAACAATGCAGATGATGTACGAGATAATCTACAAGGCGCTGAAAGACACGGGACTGAATGGTTCATATGA
- the LOC123447423 gene encoding phospholipase D beta 1-like isoform X1, producing MSDDEDSRTTAALLASTSSNHRPVLLHGSLDIWIDEACNLPNKDILSNTMGGLLKSCTSDPGAESTSDPYVTVLVASATVARTYVIQDDENPRWRQHFLVPVAHEAAAVSFVIKDSDVIGAELIGAVAVPAESLLAGDRVGGVYPVLEPSGKPCARGATLRMSVQYVPVARLTMYSHGVTPGPDFPGVPNTYFPLRRGGRVTLYQDAHVPGDGQCLPEIRLGNGELYRHGQCWHDVYDAMSQATKLIYITGWSVFHTIHLVRDGDNARPLGDLLKKKSQEGVRVLLLVWDDPTSRSVLGIQMEGYMGTRDEETRRFFKHSSVQILLCPRSAGKRHSWVKQQETGTIFTHHQKTVIVDADAGDGKRKIVAFVGGLDLCGGRYDTPGHHLFHTLNTVHKEDYYNPNFAVTDERGPREPWHDLHSKIDGPAAFDVLKNFEERWLKSSKRSGAKKLSKSCNDTLLWIERIPEIAAIDDDVYSNDNDTERWDIQVFRSIDSNSVKAFPKDPREATIKNLVCGKNVLIDTSIHTAYVTAIRAAQHFIYIENQYFLGSSFQWDSHRDLGANNLIPIEIALKIANKIYANERFSAYIVIPMWPEGSPTGSPTQRILYWQKKTMQMMYEIIYKALKDTGLNGSYDPQDYLNFFCLGNREAVENPNAFADAFSPTNPQDQSRKNRRFMVYVHSKGMIVDDEYVIIGSANINQRSMEGTRDTEIAMGAYQPHYTWANMLSAPRGQIYGYRMSLWAEHIGGVEASFERPDTLECVQRVRGIGETNWKRFVAEEVTEMRGHLIRYPVAVDWNGKVGPLPGCAAFPDVGGNICGSFSGIQENLTI from the exons ATGTCGGACGACGAGGACAGCCGGACGACGGCGGCGCTGCTGGCGTCGACGTCGTCTAACCACCGGCCGGTGCTGCTCCACGGCAGCCTTGACATCTGGATCGACGAGGCCTGCAACCTCCCCAACAAGGACATCCTGTCCAACACCATGGGCGGCCTCCTCAAGAGCTGCACCTCCGACCCCGGCGCCGAGTCCACCAGCGACCCCTACGTCACCGTGCTGGTCGCCTCCGCCACCGTGGCGCGCACCTACGTGATCCAGGACGACGAGAACCCGCGGTGGAGGCAGCACTTCCTGGTGCCCGTCGCGCACGAGGCCGCCGCCGTCAGCTTCGTCATCAAGGACAGCGACGTGATCGGGGCCGAGCTCATCggcgccgtcgccgtccccgccgAGTCCCTCCTGGCCGGCGACCGCGTCGGCGGCGTGTACCCGGTGCTGGAGCCGTCCGGGAAGCCGTGCGCGCGGGGCGCCACGCTGCGGATGTCGGTGCAGTACGTGCCCGTGGCCAGGCTCACCATGTACAGCCACGGCGTGACGCCGGGCCCGGACTTCCCCGGCGTGCCCAACACCTACTTCCCGCTCCGGCGCGGCGGGCGGGTCACCCTGTACCAGGACGCGCACGTGCCCGGCGACGGGCAGTGCCTGCCGGAGATCCGGCTCGGGAACGGCGAGCTGTACCGGCACGGGCAGTGCTGGCACGACGTCTACGACGCCATGTCGCAGGCGACGAAGCTCATCTACATCACCGGCTGGTCGGTGTTCCACACGATCCACCTGGTGCGCGACGGCGACAACGCGCGGCCGCTGGGCGATCTGCTCAAGAAGAAGTCGCAGGAGGGCGTCCGGGTGCTGCTGCTCGTCTGGGACGACCCCACGTCCAGGAGCGTCCTTGGCATCCAGATG GAAGGTTACATGGGCACACGGGATGAGGAGACGCGTAGGTTTTTCAAGCATTCTTCGGTTCAGATACTGCTCTGCCCACGATCTGCCGGGAAAAGGCACAGCTGGGTGAAGCAACAG GAGACAGGAACTATTTTTACCCACCATCAGAAAACGGTGATCGTGGACGCTGATGCCGGCGACGGTAAGCGGAAGATAGTCGCCTTCGTCGGAGGCCTTGACCTATGTGGTGGGAGATATGACACTCCAGGGCACCATCTGTTTCACACTCTTAACACGGTGCACAAGGAGGATTACTACAACCCAAACTTCGCG GTAACTGATGAGCGTGGCCCGAGAGAgccgtggcatgatttgcattccAAGATCGATGGCCCGGCAGCTTtcgatgtcctcaagaactttgaGGAGCGTTGGTTAAAGTCATCCAAGCGCAGCGGGGCTAAGAAATTGTCGAAATCATGTAATGACACATTGCTCTGGATCGAAAGGATACCTGAGATTGCAGCTATTGACGATGATGTCTACTCCAATGACAATGACACGGAGAGGTGGGATATTCAG GTTTTCCGATCGATCGACTCCAACTCCGTCAAGGCTTTTCCAAAGGATCCCCGAGAAGCAACCATTAAG AATCTTGTTTGTGGGAAAAATGTACTGATCGACACGAGCATACACACAGCCTACGTTACTGCCATCCGAGCAGCCCAACACTTCATCTATATTGAAAACCAGTATTTCCTTGGCTCTTCATTTCAATGGGATTCACATAGAGATCTTG GTGCGAACAATTTAATACCGATTGAGATAGCCCTGAAAATTGCTAACAAGATCTACGCAAACGAGAGGTTTTCGGCATACATCGTAATTCCGATGTGGCCTGAAGGCAGCCCAACCGGTtctcctacacagagaattctttACTGGCAG AAGAAAACAATGCAGATGATGTACGAGATAATCTACAAGGCGCTGAAAGACACGGGACTGAATGGTTCATATGACCCACAGGACTACCTGAATTTCTTCTGCCTCGGCAACCGGGAGGCGGTGGAGAATCCCAACGCTTTCGCCGACGCATTTTCACCCACCAATCCTCAG GACCAATCTAGGAAGAACCGGAGGTTCATGGTGTACGTGCACTCCAAGGGCATGATCGTGGACGACGAGTACGTGATCATCGGGTCGGCCAACATCAACCAGAGGTCCATGGAGGGCACGAGGGACACCGAGATCGCCATGGGCGCGTACCAGCCCCACTACACCTGGGCCAACATGCTCTCTGCTCCCCGCGGACAG ATCTACGGGTACAGGATGTCGCTGTGGGCGGAGCACATCGGCGGCGTGGAGGCGAGCTTCGAGCGGCCGGACACGCTGGAGTGCGTGCAGCGGGTGCGGGGCATCGGGGAGACCAACTGGAAGCGGTTCGTGGCGGAGGAGGTGACCGAGATGCGGGGGCACCTGATCAGGTACCCCGTCGCCGTCGACTGGAATGGCAAGGTCGGGCCGCTGCCGGGGTGCGCCGCCTTCCCGGACGTCGGCGGCAACATCTGTGGCTCCTTCTCCGGCATCCAGGAGAACCTCACCATATGA
- the LOC123447423 gene encoding phospholipase D beta 1-like isoform X2 has protein sequence MGGLLKSCTSDPGAESTSDPYVTVLVASATVARTYVIQDDENPRWRQHFLVPVAHEAAAVSFVIKDSDVIGAELIGAVAVPAESLLAGDRVGGVYPVLEPSGKPCARGATLRMSVQYVPVARLTMYSHGVTPGPDFPGVPNTYFPLRRGGRVTLYQDAHVPGDGQCLPEIRLGNGELYRHGQCWHDVYDAMSQATKLIYITGWSVFHTIHLVRDGDNARPLGDLLKKKSQEGVRVLLLVWDDPTSRSVLGIQMEGYMGTRDEETRRFFKHSSVQILLCPRSAGKRHSWVKQQETGTIFTHHQKTVIVDADAGDGKRKIVAFVGGLDLCGGRYDTPGHHLFHTLNTVHKEDYYNPNFAVTDERGPREPWHDLHSKIDGPAAFDVLKNFEERWLKSSKRSGAKKLSKSCNDTLLWIERIPEIAAIDDDVYSNDNDTERWDIQVFRSIDSNSVKAFPKDPREATIKNLVCGKNVLIDTSIHTAYVTAIRAAQHFIYIENQYFLGSSFQWDSHRDLGANNLIPIEIALKIANKIYANERFSAYIVIPMWPEGSPTGSPTQRILYWQKKTMQMMYEIIYKALKDTGLNGSYDPQDYLNFFCLGNREAVENPNAFADAFSPTNPQVSENRGLKNRRFMVYVHSKGMIVDDEYVIIGSANINQRSMEGTRDTEIAMGAYQPHYTWANMLSAPRGQIYGYRMSLWAEHIGGVEASFERPDTLECVQRVRGIGETNWKRFVAEEVTEMRGHLIRYPVAVDWNGKVGPLPGCAAFPDVGGNICGSFSGIQENLTI, from the exons ATGGGCGGCCTCCTCAAGAGCTGCACCTCCGACCCCGGCGCCGAGTCCACCAGCGACCCCTACGTCACCGTGCTGGTCGCCTCCGCCACCGTGGCGCGCACCTACGTGATCCAGGACGACGAGAACCCGCGGTGGAGGCAGCACTTCCTGGTGCCCGTCGCGCACGAGGCCGCCGCCGTCAGCTTCGTCATCAAGGACAGCGACGTGATCGGGGCCGAGCTCATCggcgccgtcgccgtccccgccgAGTCCCTCCTGGCCGGCGACCGCGTCGGCGGCGTGTACCCGGTGCTGGAGCCGTCCGGGAAGCCGTGCGCGCGGGGCGCCACGCTGCGGATGTCGGTGCAGTACGTGCCCGTGGCCAGGCTCACCATGTACAGCCACGGCGTGACGCCGGGCCCGGACTTCCCCGGCGTGCCCAACACCTACTTCCCGCTCCGGCGCGGCGGGCGGGTCACCCTGTACCAGGACGCGCACGTGCCCGGCGACGGGCAGTGCCTGCCGGAGATCCGGCTCGGGAACGGCGAGCTGTACCGGCACGGGCAGTGCTGGCACGACGTCTACGACGCCATGTCGCAGGCGACGAAGCTCATCTACATCACCGGCTGGTCGGTGTTCCACACGATCCACCTGGTGCGCGACGGCGACAACGCGCGGCCGCTGGGCGATCTGCTCAAGAAGAAGTCGCAGGAGGGCGTCCGGGTGCTGCTGCTCGTCTGGGACGACCCCACGTCCAGGAGCGTCCTTGGCATCCAGATG GAAGGTTACATGGGCACACGGGATGAGGAGACGCGTAGGTTTTTCAAGCATTCTTCGGTTCAGATACTGCTCTGCCCACGATCTGCCGGGAAAAGGCACAGCTGGGTGAAGCAACAG GAGACAGGAACTATTTTTACCCACCATCAGAAAACGGTGATCGTGGACGCTGATGCCGGCGACGGTAAGCGGAAGATAGTCGCCTTCGTCGGAGGCCTTGACCTATGTGGTGGGAGATATGACACTCCAGGGCACCATCTGTTTCACACTCTTAACACGGTGCACAAGGAGGATTACTACAACCCAAACTTCGCG GTAACTGATGAGCGTGGCCCGAGAGAgccgtggcatgatttgcattccAAGATCGATGGCCCGGCAGCTTtcgatgtcctcaagaactttgaGGAGCGTTGGTTAAAGTCATCCAAGCGCAGCGGGGCTAAGAAATTGTCGAAATCATGTAATGACACATTGCTCTGGATCGAAAGGATACCTGAGATTGCAGCTATTGACGATGATGTCTACTCCAATGACAATGACACGGAGAGGTGGGATATTCAG GTTTTCCGATCGATCGACTCCAACTCCGTCAAGGCTTTTCCAAAGGATCCCCGAGAAGCAACCATTAAG AATCTTGTTTGTGGGAAAAATGTACTGATCGACACGAGCATACACACAGCCTACGTTACTGCCATCCGAGCAGCCCAACACTTCATCTATATTGAAAACCAGTATTTCCTTGGCTCTTCATTTCAATGGGATTCACATAGAGATCTTG GTGCGAACAATTTAATACCGATTGAGATAGCCCTGAAAATTGCTAACAAGATCTACGCAAACGAGAGGTTTTCGGCATACATCGTAATTCCGATGTGGCCTGAAGGCAGCCCAACCGGTtctcctacacagagaattctttACTGGCAG AAGAAAACAATGCAGATGATGTACGAGATAATCTACAAGGCGCTGAAAGACACGGGACTGAATGGTTCATATGACCCACAGGACTACCTGAATTTCTTCTGCCTCGGCAACCGGGAGGCGGTGGAGAATCCCAACGCTTTCGCCGACGCATTTTCACCCACCAATCCTCAGGTAAGTGAGAATCGAGGATT GAAGAACCGGAGGTTCATGGTGTACGTGCACTCCAAGGGCATGATCGTGGACGACGAGTACGTGATCATCGGGTCGGCCAACATCAACCAGAGGTCCATGGAGGGCACGAGGGACACCGAGATCGCCATGGGCGCGTACCAGCCCCACTACACCTGGGCCAACATGCTCTCTGCTCCCCGCGGACAG ATCTACGGGTACAGGATGTCGCTGTGGGCGGAGCACATCGGCGGCGTGGAGGCGAGCTTCGAGCGGCCGGACACGCTGGAGTGCGTGCAGCGGGTGCGGGGCATCGGGGAGACCAACTGGAAGCGGTTCGTGGCGGAGGAGGTGACCGAGATGCGGGGGCACCTGATCAGGTACCCCGTCGCCGTCGACTGGAATGGCAAGGTCGGGCCGCTGCCGGGGTGCGCCGCCTTCCCGGACGTCGGCGGCAACATCTGTGGCTCCTTCTCCGGCATCCAGGAGAACCTCACCATATGA